AGAGTCGCAAGGTCGATGATTCTTGCTTCTCTGCCCTCTGGTGTCAGCTCGAGGATGGCCACCGTGCCGAGCCGCACCTGTTGCCGCACCAGGCTCGGGCTGCCGGGGTTGACGAGGAGCACGCCATCGTGCACTTCCACCATGGCTTCGTGCGTATAGCCGAACACGACAATGTCGACCGGCTTGCCGAAAATCTGCTCGAGGGCCGCAGTGAGCGACTCATCCGCGGGAAAGCCTCTTGTGATGGCCCCGGGGAGCACGTCGTCGCCGAGGCTCCTGAGGATCAGCTCATGGGCCATCCCGACGGCGTGGCCCTCCAGTTCCATCACCTGCGCCCGGCCGTTTCTCGTCAGGCTCTCCCCGGATCCTTCCACCCACGATTCGGAGGACCGCACCGGCGCGATCCGCTCCAGCCACTCGATGCACGAGGGCACGTAGGCGTGGCCCGCGTGGAGGATCAGGTCGACGCCCTCGAACGCAGTCACGACCTCGGCGGGCGGCTCCTTGCCGGCCGCAGGGATGTGGGTATCGGAGATCAGTCCGATCTTCACCAGGGCCGCCTCACCGCCAGGGGCCAACGACTCCTGGACCCGGGGAGCCGCCGTGCCACCACCCGAACTTGGCGCGTGACAGATGGTTTCAAAACCGGCTCGGCGGCAAATTGGCTGGCGTGCCGGGCCGATCGCCCACCGGTTTTGAAACCATGTCTAAGCCCGTTCGGCAGGGATATTTGTCATGTCATCGAGCCACGCGAGCCAGGGCTCCGCGACACCCTCGTGGTCCCACAGGAACTCGAAGCCCGCGCGCGCCGCGAGCTGCTGGTCGAGTTCCCGGTCGCCGATGTGGAGGTATCTGTCCGCCTGGAAGCGCGCTCTGATGTCGTCGAGCATGTGTTTCGCCGCCACGAAATCCACCGCGACACCGCGCGCCTCCCACAGGGCTTTCTGCGCCGAAGGGAAGCGGTCGGAGCAGCTGCCGATAAGGAACCCGAGCTCCTTGGCCCTTCTCACCATCTCGACCGTGATCCCCCCGGGCGGGTCACCAAACTCGAGGGTGCCGTCGATATCGAAGCTTATGAGGTATGCCACCTTTCCCTGCTCCTTCACGTGGTGAGTACGAGTCAAAAGGCCCAGCGGCTCCCTGTCGATGGCGGGCGCGGTGAGTGCGGAGCTTTGCGC
This region of Dehalococcoidia bacterium genomic DNA includes:
- a CDS encoding HAD family hydrolase, with product MAYLISFDIDGTLEFGDPPGGITVEMVRRAKELGFLIGSCSDRFPSAQKALWEARGVAVDFVAAKHMLDDIRARFQADRYLHIGDRELDQQLAARAGFEFLWDHEGVAEPWLAWLDDMTNIPAERA
- a CDS encoding metallophosphoesterase family protein is translated as MKIGLISDTHIPAAGKEPPAEVVTAFEGVDLILHAGHAYVPSCIEWLERIAPVRSSESWVEGSGESLTRNGRAQVMELEGHAVGMAHELILRSLGDDVLPGAITRGFPADESLTAALEQIFGKPVDIVVFGYTHEAMVEVHDGVLLVNPGSPSLVRQQVRLGTVAILELTPEGREARIIDLATLAPAGA